A region of Salinibacter sp. 10B DNA encodes the following proteins:
- a CDS encoding (2Fe-2S)-binding protein, with protein MMTIDRCYCYQQTFADLKTVAEETGADSVHALQSHVTFGENCQLCHPYVRRMMETGETVFHEVLEDGEA; from the coding sequence ATGATGACAATCGACCGCTGCTACTGCTATCAGCAGACGTTTGCTGACCTAAAAACGGTGGCGGAGGAAACGGGAGCGGACTCAGTGCACGCCCTGCAGTCCCACGTAACCTTTGGCGAAAATTGCCAGCTCTGTCATCCGTACGTCCGCCGAATGATGGAAACGGGGGAAACCGTATTCCATGAGGTACTGGAAGACGGAGAAGCGTGA
- a CDS encoding TonB-dependent receptor gives MAAVLYRTVLLLGILLAFCTSLTSAQSIAVDTVQVDTGRVEWERALPPLTVTASRIPTSPAKAPARVTVLDSTALARTGAASVADALEARAALYVRRYGAHGLATPALRGTGASQTALLLNGQSMSNPQLGHLDLSLLPTVLLRSVEVMHGPASPLHGSDGLGGAIHLHTLRPQSSVQVRGTLHAGAFGARGGSLLVGGPLSKSTSVLLAADYQSTDGDFPYLDEGHFPPQTVRRKNADRVQHSVFGSVESQGDTHRFRVSGWAGWSERGLPPASSTAPTHERQWDTQLRLWAEDRIPMGDGTLTLQGMTQHTRIRYTNPAQELDQTGRTWTHSLDATGRTPVTDHWTTVGGVSGSIAQAFHPRLDAPAHQERLSAFAEGTGRYSRLRLYPALRADTYWMPGGQTRMAFNPRLGLNWPPVPSWPTLRLKAQIGRAFRVPTFNDRYWEPGGNPDLRPERSWGGDLGLWIDHSRGHVELTTFGHRRQDQIVWRPTGNGYWAPVNVGRVRALGSELSGAWGWMPTPNTTLDVGFKYTFTDARNRSTPRSSSYNERVRYVPRDQMKVYSTVSWGPAALTINARYTGRRPLTSDGRQFLNAHVLTRTRLQLEHSLSDVRFALSVDIENVFDTDYRSIGNHPMPPRHAQFRLLIAP, from the coding sequence ATGGCTGCCGTGCTGTACCGCACCGTTTTACTTCTGGGAATTCTTCTGGCGTTCTGCACTTCGTTGACCTCCGCCCAGTCTATAGCGGTGGACACCGTGCAGGTCGACACGGGACGGGTGGAGTGGGAGCGTGCGCTTCCGCCCCTCACGGTTACGGCCAGCCGAATTCCAACTTCGCCCGCCAAGGCCCCGGCCCGTGTCACGGTACTAGACTCTACCGCTCTCGCTCGGACCGGTGCTGCGTCCGTCGCAGATGCTCTTGAAGCCCGCGCGGCCCTTTACGTCCGACGATACGGAGCCCACGGCCTCGCCACTCCTGCCCTCCGCGGAACCGGTGCGTCCCAGACGGCCCTTCTTCTAAACGGGCAGAGCATGTCCAATCCCCAACTGGGACACTTGGACCTTTCCCTTCTGCCCACGGTTCTCCTCCGCTCCGTAGAGGTGATGCACGGCCCGGCGTCCCCTCTTCATGGCTCCGATGGCCTGGGAGGCGCCATTCACCTCCATACCCTGCGCCCCCAGTCCTCCGTCCAGGTGCGAGGTACGCTGCATGCCGGCGCGTTCGGCGCCCGGGGCGGCAGTTTGCTCGTGGGAGGCCCCCTTTCGAAAAGCACGTCCGTGCTGCTAGCTGCCGACTACCAGTCGACAGACGGTGACTTTCCGTATCTCGACGAGGGTCACTTCCCCCCTCAAACAGTGCGACGGAAAAATGCCGATCGGGTCCAGCACTCCGTGTTTGGCAGCGTAGAATCGCAGGGCGACACCCATCGCTTCCGAGTGTCCGGATGGGCGGGCTGGTCGGAGCGCGGCCTCCCTCCGGCCTCTTCCACTGCGCCTACGCACGAGCGACAATGGGATACGCAGCTTCGGCTCTGGGCGGAAGACCGCATTCCGATGGGGGACGGAACCCTCACGCTCCAGGGCATGACTCAACATACCCGCATCCGGTACACCAATCCAGCGCAAGAACTCGACCAGACCGGACGCACCTGGACCCACTCGCTCGACGCAACTGGGCGTACGCCGGTTACAGACCACTGGACGACCGTTGGTGGAGTCTCCGGAAGCATCGCACAGGCCTTCCATCCTCGACTCGATGCTCCTGCCCACCAAGAACGTCTGTCCGCTTTTGCCGAGGGCACCGGGCGCTACAGCCGGCTCCGTCTCTACCCGGCCCTTCGTGCCGACACGTACTGGATGCCTGGAGGGCAAACCCGTATGGCTTTCAATCCGCGTCTGGGACTTAACTGGCCGCCCGTGCCGAGTTGGCCTACGCTCCGCCTGAAAGCCCAGATCGGACGCGCGTTCCGGGTGCCCACCTTCAACGACCGATACTGGGAACCCGGCGGCAATCCCGACCTGCGACCGGAACGGAGCTGGGGGGGCGACCTCGGACTGTGGATTGATCATTCTCGGGGCCACGTCGAGCTGACGACCTTCGGGCACCGGCGTCAGGACCAGATTGTCTGGCGGCCAACGGGCAACGGCTACTGGGCTCCTGTAAATGTGGGCCGTGTTCGGGCTCTCGGCAGTGAGCTTTCCGGCGCTTGGGGCTGGATGCCCACTCCGAATACGACCCTCGACGTGGGATTCAAATACACGTTTACCGATGCCCGTAACCGGTCGACTCCCCGTTCCAGCTCGTACAACGAACGGGTCCGATACGTCCCTCGCGACCAAATGAAGGTCTACTCAACCGTTTCCTGGGGTCCTGCCGCCCTAACGATCAATGCTCGCTACACGGGCCGTCGTCCCCTCACCAGCGACGGCCGCCAGTTCCTGAATGCGCACGTACTGACCCGGACCCGACTCCAACTTGAACACTCTCTGTCCGACGTCCGCTTCGCGCTGTCCGTGGACATCGAGAATGTCTTTGACACCGACTATCGGAGTATTGGGAACCACCCGATGCCCCCCCGACACGCCCAATTTCGACTTCTCATTGCGCCCTAA